The Dehalobacter sp. DCM sequence AAAGGAAAAGTTGCGCTTTTGACTGGAGCGACAGGGGCACTGGGGCGTGCGGTCGCTTTCGGCTATGGATTTGCAGGTATGAAACTTTTTGTTACCGGTCGGACTGACGAAAAATGCAAGGCGCTTTGCAATGATCTTGCTGCACAGGGAATCGAATGCGGTTATTCCGTCGGGGATCCTTCCAATGAGGATGACGTGATTAAAATTGTGCAGGATGCGGTGGCACGGTTTGGCGAGATCAATATCCTTCTGACAGCCGCTGGGTACAATCACGCCCAGCCAATCGTTGAACAAGAACTTACTGAATGGAAGAAAATTATGGATTCCGATGTTCAAGGTACGTGGCTTTTCTGTAAATATGTCGGCAAGCAAATGATCGCCCAGGGCAAAGGCGGAAAAATGATTTTAGTGTCTTCAGCCCGCTCCAAAATGGGAATGGCCGGGTATACCGGCTACTGCACGGCGAAAGCTGGAATTGACCTTATGGCTCAATCGCTGGCCTGTGAGTGGTCCGCCAAATACAAAATCAATGTTAACACCATCAATCCGACGGTATTTCGCTCCGATTTAACAGAGTGGATGTTTGATGAAGAAAGTGCTGTTTATAAAAACTTCCTGAAACGACTACCAATAGGACGGCTGGGTGAGCCGGAAGATTTTGTAGGTTCGTGTATTTTTCTTGCGTCAAGTGCCAGCGATTTTATGACAGGCGCCAATGTCGCGGTTGAAGGCGGATACTGGGCAAACTAGCGGAGGTCTTGATCATGAAAATCAGAAATGTCACCATCATTGGAGCCGGACTCATGGGAAATGGACTGGCACAGGTATTCGCCCAGGATGAAGATGCGCGTGTCATCATGCGGGATGTAATTAAAAAATCAGACCCCATGGCAGAAATAAGGGCCAATCTGAATCAACTCATCGAGAAGAAAGCCATGACGGAAGGCGCAGCAGGCAGTATTTTAAGCCGAGTCTCCTTTACCAATGATTTAGACGAGGCCGTAAAGGATGCGGACCTGATTGTTGAATGTATCCCGGAAATCATGGAACTGAAACAAAATTTGCTTCAAGAAATAGAACAACTGTGCAAAACGAACTGTATTTTGGCAACAAACACATCCGTGATGAGCATCACGGAGATTGCATCCAAATGCCAGGATAAAAGCCGGATCGTCGGTACCCATTTCTGGAACCCACCTTATCTCATTCCGCTTGTCGAAGTCGTTAAAGGTGACGAAACAAGCAATGAAACCATGGAGGCGGTTTACGATCACCTGAAAAAAATCGGAAAAAGGCCTGTTAAATGCATGAAGGATATTCCCGGTTTCATTGCCAACCGTCTGCAACACGCTGTATGGCGGGAAGCACTTTCCATGGTAGAACACGGTATCGCTGATGCGCAAACAGTTGATGAAGCACTTCGTTACGGACCAGGACTCCGATGGCCGGTCCTGGGGGTTCTTGAAAATGCCGATATGATCGGATTGGACCTGACCTTGAACATTCACAGCTATATCTTGAAATATCTCGAAGACGCGCATGAACCTTCAAAACTTTTACAGGAGCTTGTTGCAAAAGGTGACCTTGGTTTTAAGACAGGCCAAGGATATCAGAAATGGACAGCGGAGGAGATCGCTTCCTCCAATAGGCGTTTACGGGATTACCTGATCGAAGTTACCAAAGACTTAAAATAAAATTGTTAATGAAAATTAGGAAAGAGGAACAAGAAAATGGGAAAAAAAATATTTATTGACCTGACCCACCCCTTCAGTGCGGAAATACCTCGCTGGCCTTATTTCGACAAGCCGGTAATCGATAATGCGCACACCATGGCCAAAGGCGGCGTTCTGACGCAGAAGATCACCTGCACGATGCACACCGGTACGCATTGCGATGCTCCCCGTCACGTGATGGAGATAGAATTCGATGGCAGAAGAGCGCGTTATACGCATGAAATGCCTGTCGATGCCTACACGGGTGATGCTATTTGCCTTCCTATCGAGATCGAGCGCTGGGGGCTGATCGGTCCGAAACATCTTGAGGCTGCCTGTGAAAAAGTCGGTATAAAACCCAGTGAACTGGAAGGAATGGTTGTTGCCTTAAACACCGGTATGCATCGTAAGTTTGACGACTCCAAGGAGTACTATCATTACTCCTGCGGTACCGGCATCGACGCCGGCAAGTGGTTTGTGGATCACAAGGTGAAGTGCGTCGCTATGGATAGTCAGGCGCTGGATCATCCGCTTCACACCGCTATGGGCAACAACGGCGCGACCCGGATGAACCTCATGGGCGCTTCCGGCAAACCGATCACCGAAGAGTACATCGAAAAATTCGGTATTGAAGCATATGCCGAATTTGATAAAGAAACTTACATTAAAGTTCATGGGAAAGAAGCATACGACAAGAAATTCGGTGCACTGGAAGCAATTGGCTGCTGGGGTACCTGGGAGCCCTGTCATAAGTACTTGCTAGGTCACGGCATTGTCGGCGTTGAAAATCTTGGCGGCGATTTGGATAAGGTTTCCGGTAAGCGCTTCAGATTCTACTGCTTC is a genomic window containing:
- a CDS encoding SDR family NAD(P)-dependent oxidoreductase, yielding MVVNQQFVNNLFDVKGKVALLTGATGALGRAVAFGYGFAGMKLFVTGRTDEKCKALCNDLAAQGIECGYSVGDPSNEDDVIKIVQDAVARFGEINILLTAAGYNHAQPIVEQELTEWKKIMDSDVQGTWLFCKYVGKQMIAQGKGGKMILVSSARSKMGMAGYTGYCTAKAGIDLMAQSLACEWSAKYKINVNTINPTVFRSDLTEWMFDEESAVYKNFLKRLPIGRLGEPEDFVGSCIFLASSASDFMTGANVAVEGGYWAN
- a CDS encoding cyclase family protein, whose amino-acid sequence is MGKKIFIDLTHPFSAEIPRWPYFDKPVIDNAHTMAKGGVLTQKITCTMHTGTHCDAPRHVMEIEFDGRRARYTHEMPVDAYTGDAICLPIEIERWGLIGPKHLEAACEKVGIKPSELEGMVVALNTGMHRKFDDSKEYYHYSCGTGIDAGKWFVDHKVKCVAMDSQALDHPLHTAMGNNGATRMNLMGASGKPITEEYIEKFGIEAYAEFDKETYIKVHGKEAYDKKFGALEAIGCWGTWEPCHKYLLGHGIVGVENLGGDLDKVSGKRFRFYCFPLRWYLGDGSMARCVAEIDEDDLNKVPDRVYTYGGNI
- a CDS encoding 3-hydroxyacyl-CoA dehydrogenase family protein; translated protein: MKIRNVTIIGAGLMGNGLAQVFAQDEDARVIMRDVIKKSDPMAEIRANLNQLIEKKAMTEGAAGSILSRVSFTNDLDEAVKDADLIVECIPEIMELKQNLLQEIEQLCKTNCILATNTSVMSITEIASKCQDKSRIVGTHFWNPPYLIPLVEVVKGDETSNETMEAVYDHLKKIGKRPVKCMKDIPGFIANRLQHAVWREALSMVEHGIADAQTVDEALRYGPGLRWPVLGVLENADMIGLDLTLNIHSYILKYLEDAHEPSKLLQELVAKGDLGFKTGQGYQKWTAEEIASSNRRLRDYLIEVTKDLK